ATTCATGTTTGTTAGAAAAATGCTGGTATATCGTCTTTTTAGAAATTCCCAACTCATTAGCAATGTCATCCATTGTTACGCTTTTAAAACCAAGCGTCATAAACATCTCTGTTGCCTTTTCAATAATCAATTCTCTCATAAAAACAGTCTTACTTCGGTACAAATATAGGATGGAAACTTTTAATACCAAAAAAGTTTCCAAAGTTTTTTATTCAATTTTCTATGCTTTTGCATATTGCTTTTGCAAGCGGAAAGGTTTATTTTAGCAAAAAAAATAGCCGATGCATGCCATAGCGCACTACCAGCAAATAATACAAGAGTATTTTACCAACCTATCATTACAGCAAGAGCCCATAAATTTATACAAGCCCATACAATACATATTATCTATTGGTGGAAAGCGTATGCGACCTGTGCTTACCCTTATGGCTACAGAGGTTTTTAATACCGATTGTAAAAAAGCACTACCCGCTGCTGTAGCAGTAGAGATGTTTCATAACTTTTCGTTAGTACACGACGATATTATGGACGATGCGCCGCTGCGTAGGGGTAATAAAACGGTACACGAAAAGTGGGATGTAAATACAGCAATACTGTCGGGCGATGCGATGCTAATTTTGGCATACCAGTATTTTGAAGGCTATGAACCTGCAATATTTAGAGATTTGGCAAAACTATTTAGCAAAACGGCTTTAGAAGTTTGCGAGGGGCAGCAATGGGATGTTGATTTTGAAAGTCGGCACGATGTAACCCTACCCGAATATATTAAGATGATAGGCAACAAAACAGCCGTACTGGTAGGCGCATCTATGAAAATGGGGGGCATTGTGGCCCAAACAACCCCAGAAAATTGCGATTTGATATACGATTTTGGGTTTAACCTCGGTTTAGCATTCCAATTGCAAGACGATTACCTGGATGCCTTTGGCGACCCCGAAACGTTTGGTAAGCAGGTAGGAGGGGACATTATAGAGAATAAGAAAACGTACTTGTACCTTAAAGCCCTGCAACATTGTAACGCATACCAAAAAGAACGTTTACTACAATGGTTTGCTGTACAGCCTGAAGATACTGCGGAAAAAGTAGCTGATGTTAAAGATTTGTTTAAGGCTACAGGAGCCGATACTGCTACTAAAGCGGCTATAGCAGATTATACGCAAAGGGCTTTTGCTACACTAGAAAAACTGGATATTGACCCCGATAAAAAACTGATGCTAGAGCAGTTTGGACAAGTGCTTATGCAACGAAAAGTGTGATGTATATACCACTTGCAAATACCGATTTATTACTGAGCCAAGCGCAAAAAGAGCAGTTGTATAGTAAACTTATAGAACAGCTTAATAAAGATTTTACTTTGGCGAATGAGCTATTGGATTTTAAAACCGATATAACTCCTATAGAATTGAAGCTTGGGCTTCGCGAAAAGATATATACGCTAATACAACATAAGTTTGCCGAGTATTTAAACCTCCTTTACATTATAGATGTACCTGAGCGCGAAATAAAAGCACTAAGTGGCGGAGATATAATGGAGCTTAGCGAGCAAGTAGCGTTTTTAATATTAAAACGGGAATGGCAAAAGGTTTGGTTTAGGAATAGGTATTAACAGACAGTTGGACTTATACTCGCTGTTGTCATTCCGACGAAGGAAGGAATCTTTGAACTGGTTTTACAGATTGCTTCGTCATGCTTCCTCGCAATGACGGGGGCTAATAATTGTCAAAAAAACACGCGTATAAAAGGCATAAAAGCATCGCTATATACCCTATCTCGTTCTCGAAACAAAACGTTATACCGAATACCAATGGTAACGTTACCTGTATTGTATCCTGCACCTAAAAATAAGGCGGTATTCCAAAAATCACGGTCACGAAGCAGTGTATTATTATCATCAAACACATTATCGTCGTAATTGAGGTTAACACGGAGTTGCTCTACTTCGGCAGATAATTGTACTTCGGGTATGGGGCTAAATATTCCTATAACAGACATGCCGTAGATGTACGACTCGTAAAAATCGTCAAAATTAACATAACTACCTTGCAGCCCAACACCCACACCCACATACGCATTAACTTGGTATAGCGCACTAGGGGCAATCAAAATATCGGTATAATCCCTGCCAAATGCTACCCCTGCTGTGCCACCAAAACGTACCCTGCTCCAAAAGTCACTATCCTGTTGCGCATTCGTAGTTGTACAACACAATATAGTTGATACTATTAGGGTACATTTTGTTAAAAAATTGAAAAAGCCTATTTTCATATCAATTGTTTAGTGCATAATTACTAATCATAAATATATTAAAAAGAAGTAAAGATTAATTACAATTGTTGTACTTTTGTCTAAAATTTTTCAACCAAAAGGTCATAAAGACATAAGTATGGACAGGTTTTCCTTTTTAAACGCAGCACATACTGCTTTTTTCGCAGATTTATACGAACAATACATAGAAAATCCCGATAGTGTAGAGCCAAGCTGGAGAAGCTTTTTTCAAGGTTTTGATTTTGCAAACGAGTATGGCTCCGAAAACGATATAGCAACCACTACATCAAACCAAGCGGCAGCGCAACAAACAATTTCTGACCTTCCTGATCGATTACAGAAAGAATTTAGAGTACTAAATCTTATTGAAGGCTACAGAACGCGTGGGCATCTCTTTACAGAGACCAACCCCGTACGCGAACGCCGAAACTATTCGCCAACGATAGAGCTGGAGGATTTCGGATTATCAAAAAGTGATCTTACTACCGTATTTGAAGCAGGTAAAGAAGTAGGGCTTGAGCAGGCTACATTAGAGCAAATACTAAACTACCTTAAAAACGTATACCGTACTCACACAGGTATTGAGTACATGTACATCCGTAACCCTAAAGTTAGGAAATGGATACAAAATAGGCTTTCGGCTAACGAAAATCAACCAAAAATTGATGCAGAGCAGCAAAAACAAATATTAGAAAAGTTAAACGAAGCAGTTTCTTTCGAAAACTTTTTACATACCAAATATGTAGGTCAAAAACGTTTCTCGTTAGAAGGTGGCGAATCGTTAATACCAGCTATAGATGCCCTTATTGAGGCAGCAGCCGAGAAAGGCGTAGAGCAATTTGTAATGGGTATGGCACACCGTGGGCGTTTAAATATGCTTGCTAATGTATTTGGTAAATCTACAGCCGATATATTTAGTGAATTTGACGGTAAAGATTACGATGAAGATGCCATGTTTGATGGTGATGTTAAATACCACTTAGGGTTAACATCGGACAGAAAAACCAGACGTGGTAAAAATATAAACATAAACCTAGCACCCAACCCATCGCACCTAGAAACAGTAGGAGCGGTTATAGAGGGTATTGCTAGAGCAAAACAAGACAAATACTTCCCAGAAGATAACGCTAAAGTACTACCAATAGCACTGCATGGCGATGCTGCTATTGCAGGGCAGGGAATAGTGTACGAAATTGTACAAATGGCTAATTTAGATGGGTATAAAACAGGCGGTACCATACACGTAGTTATTAACAACCAGGTAGGCTTTACAACCAACTATCTGGATGGTCGCTCGTCTACCTACTGTACCGATGTTGCAAAAGTAACACTATCGCCAGTACTGCACGTAAATGCAGATGATGTAGAGGCTGTAGTACACGCTATGCTTTTTGCACTGGATTACCGAATGGAGTTTGGAAGCGATGTATTTATTGATTTATTAGGGTACAGAAAGTATGGGCATAACGAAGGCGACGAGCCCCGCTTTACCCAGCCTAAACTTTACAAAATAATAGCAAAGCACAAAAACCCAAGAGATATTTATGCCGAAAAGCTATTAGCTTCGGGTGTTATAGAGGAAGGGTACGTTGCTGCGTTAGAAAAAGGATATAAAGAGCAATTAGAGCAAAGTTTAGAGGCTTCTCGTAAAAAGGACTTAACAGTTATAACGCCATTTATGCAAAATGAATGGCAAGGTTATATAGAAAGAGCTGACGAGGAAGAGATGCTTAAAAAAGTAGATACTACATTTTCTCGGGAAAACCTTGATGATATTGCAGGAGTAATTACGCAATTACCATCGGATAAAAAATTCATCCGAAAAATACAGAAACTAACAGATGACAGAAAGCGCATGTACGAAACCGATAAGCTCGATTGGGCTATGGGGGAACTATTAGCTTATGGTACATTGCTTACGGAAGGTTTTGATGTTCGTATTTCTGGGCAAGATGTAGAGCGTGGTACATTCTCGCACCGTCATGCTGTAATAAAAGTAGAAGATTCTGAAGAGGAAGTAGTATTACTCAACAGGTTAAACAACCAAAAAGGTAAATTTAATATATTCAACTCCCTACTATCAGAGTACGGTGTTGTAGGTTTCGATTACGGTTATGCATTAGCAAGCCCCAAAACGCTAACCATTTGGGAAGCACAGTTTGGAGATTTCTCTAATGGTGCCCAAATTATGATAGACCAATACATTACTGCTGCCGAAGATAAATGGAACAACCAAAACGGTTTGGTAATGCTATTACCACACGGTTACGAGGGGCAAGGTGCAGAGCACTCATCGGCACGTATGGAGCGTTACTTACAAATGTGTGCCAACCACAATATGTATGTTGCCGATTGTACTACGCCAGCCAACTTTTTCCACTTATTGCGTAGGCAGATGAAAACAAACTTCCGTAAACCACTTATTGTGTTTACACCAAAAAGTTTGTTACGTCATCCATCAGTAATATCAACCAAAGAAGAATTAGCAAGTGGTACTTTCCAAGAAGTATTGGACGATCCAGCAGCAAATCCAGATAAGGTAAAATCGTTAGTATTCTGTACGGGTAAATTTTATTACGATTTAGTAGCAGAACGTGAGAAATTGGGTAGAGATGATGTTGCTTTTGTACGATTAGAGCAATTATTCCCGCTCCCTGTAGCACAGCTTAAAGAAGCTATAGCAAAATATAAAAATGCCGACGATTACGTTTGGGCACAGGAAGAACCTAAAAATATGGGTGCATACAGTTACATGTTAATGAACTTTAACGAAGTAAAATTACGTGTAGCATCACTCAAACCATCAAACGTACCAGCAGCAGGTAGCGCATCGCGTGCTAAAAAGCGTCATGCCGCCGCTATTGCAATGGTTTTTGATAAAGATTTATTTAATTAATATCGTATTTTTGATTTAACAATAGAAGTTAACAACACCAATAAAATTATACTGAGATGATTTTAGAAATGAAAGTTCCCTCTCCCGGGGAATCGATTACCGAAGTTGAAATCGCAACATGGCTAGTACAAGATGGCGACTATGTAGAGAAAGACCAAGCCATTGCCGAAGTAGATTCAGATAAAGCTACCCTAGAGTTGCCCGCTGAAGCTGCGGGTATTATTACACTAAAAGCAGAAGAAGGTGATGCCGTAGCTGTTGGGCAAGTGGTATGCCATATAGATACAAGTGCTGCCAAACCAGAAGGTGATGATGCTGCTCCTGCAAAAGAGGAGAAAAAAGAAGAAGCACCTAAAGCAGAGGAGAAAAAAGAAGCTCCAAAACAAGAAGAAAAAACATACGCTACAGGCGCCCCATCGCCCGCAGCACGCAAAATACTAGATGAGAAAGATATAGACCCTGCTAATGTAACAGGTACGGGTAAAGGGGGCAGAATAACTAAGGATGATGCCCTTAACGCAAAACCAGCTATGGGTACACCAACAGGTGGTAACAGAGGCTCGGAGCGTAAAAAGCTTTCGATGCTTCGCAGAAAAGTAGCAGAGCGCTTGGTTTCGGCTAAAAACGAAACGGCAATGCTTACTACCTTTAACGAGGTTAATATGACGCCTATTAACAAAATAAGAGCTGAGTATAAAGAAGCGTTTAAAGCAAAACACGGCGGTACAAGCTTAGGCTTTATGTCGTTCTTTACCAAAGCAGTTGTTAGAGCATTACAGTTATACCCAGATGTTAACTCTATGATAGATGGGGACTATAAAATAACATACGATTTTGTTGATATCTCAGTAGCAGTATCAGGACCTAAAGGTTTAATGGTACCTGTAGTACGTAATGCCGAAAACTTAACCTTTAGAGGTGTTGAGGCAGAAATAAAACGTTTGGCTATTCGTGCTCGTGATGGGCAAATTACTGTTGATGATATGACGGGTGGTACATTTACCATATCTAACGGTGGTGTATTTGGTAGCATGCTATCTACACCAATCATTAATCCACCACAATCGGGTATATTGGGCATGCACAATATTATAGAGCGCCCAATAGCTGTAGATGGTAAAGTGGAAATTCACCCAATGATGTATGTAGCACTTTCGTACGACCACAGAATTATAGATGGTCGTGAGTCAGTAGGTTTCCTTGTAGCAGTTAAAGAAGCACTAGAAAACCCTACGGAGCTACTTATGGATAACAATCCTAAAAAAGCGTTAGAGCTTTAATAAACAATAAAAATAGTAGTATAAAAAAGTCCCACTAAATAAGTGGGACTTTTTTATACTACTAAACAATATCTTTATCTTAAAATGCAGGTAAGGCTGTTAAAGGATTTACTAATAAATCTCTTAGTAAAGGCAGACTAACTATTGTATAAAATGATAACACCCACTCGTAAAAGAGTGGGTGTTTTCTCTCAACGGAATAAATGAAAGAATTGGATGTATTGTTTAATATACCTTATTTTATAGAAAACACACACAGGTAATAAAAGTTGTTAAAGCACTTTAATTACTAATTATCGTACAAAATACTAATCAATTAACCGTTAAGTTTTTAAAAAGATTCTTTTTCGACTAAGTGCATTGCTTTTTCGATAAAAAACATAACAATCTAATTGTGTGTAATTTAAGCGGTGTAGAATATCTATCAATATTCTGTAGTATGTTTTATGTATCTATTTAATATAGTAATCCATAACAGCTTCTACTTATAAAAACTACTGTTAATTGAAAAGGGTATAGTAATAAGAGTTTACTACAACTGTTTCAGATAAAAGCAGTTATTATGGTAATCTATAATAGCTTTACCCATTAAGAGTACATCGGCACCAATTATACCGTGTACGGGTTTTGCTTTGTATTGGCGTAACGCTTCGTTTACGTGCGACATATCAAAAATAATAAGCCCAAAATCTTTATTAGTCCAACGTCCCAGCTTTAATACATTATCTAACGATGTTTGTGTAGCCATACCAACACCACCAGCACCTGCTGCTTTGGTATCGGAGTGTGATGCCAAAAGTTCAAAATATTCAATACTATCAAGCCCAACACAACTGTTAGAGGCTCCTGTATCCAATATAAAATTGCCCTCTTTGCCATTTATTTTTGCTTTAATTAATAAGTGCTGTGTTTTAGATAGTTTAAAACGTATTCGTTTGTATTGTTGCTCTTTCAGGATATCATATAAGTTTTCCATTCTGTAGTATTGGTTCTATTCTCAAAAATACTTTAAAATATTGTATAAACACTTTAAAACCATTTTCAACTTTGTAAGTTTGCATCTCAAAAAATTATCATGATACTTACAGATACCCATACCCATTTGTATAGCGAAGAATTTCAGCACGATAGCGATGCTGCTATACAGCGCGCTATACAAGCAGGGGTAAACCGATTGTTTGTTCCATCTATAGATGCCAGCTATACCCAGAAAATGTACGCCTTAGAAGCAAAATACCCCGATAATGTATTTTTAATGATGGGGCTGCACCCAACCTATGTAAAGGACAATTACCAAGAGGAGTTAGCACATGTTGAAGAGCAACTAGCCAAACGAAAATTTGCTGCGGTGGGCGAAATAGGTATTGATTTGTATTGGGATAAAACACACCTTAAAGAGCAACAATATGCCTTTAGGCATCAAATACAATTGGCAAAAAAGTATGAGTTGCCAATTAATATACATTGTAGGGATGCGTTTGATGAGATTTTTGAAGTTTTGGAATCAGAAAAAGGAGAGGGGCTGTACGGCATCTTCCACTGCTTTACAGGTAATTTTGAACAAGCCCAAAAAGCAATCTCCTACGGGATGAAGTTGGGTATTGGTGGTGTTGCTACTTTTAAGAATGGTAAAATAGACCAGTTTTTGAATGAAATAGACCTTAAACATATTGTGTTAGAGACCGATTCGCCTTACTTAGCACCCGTTCCGTACAGAGGGAAACGAAACGAAAGTAGTTACACCGTTTTGGTTGCCGAAAAGTTGGCTAGTATATATGGTGTAAGTGTAGCTGATATTGCTGCAGTAACTACTAAAAACTCCAAAGCTATTTTTGGTTTTTAACACAGAATGACCCTTAAATTCATAAAATTTTTGTTCATTTGTGGCATTGTTTTAACGATACTAACTACATGTCAAAATTCGATCATATTCGCCCTTTTTATGATAGTGAAGTAAATGAGGCTATATGTGGTGCTGTACATCACCCCATGATGAAAGCACTTATGAGTTTTGCATTTCCAGATGTTGATGCTGAAACTTGGGAAAAACAGCTAAAAAAAACGCATTCAAAGCGCGATTTTCAGATCAACTTTATTTACCCTGCAGTACAAAAAGTATTGCAAAAAAGCTCTGAAGGGCTTACTACATCGGGTTTTGAAAAGTTAGACGTACACACACCATACCTATTTATATCCAATCATAGGGATATTATACTGGATACATCATTATTAAATGTTTCGTTACACGACCACGGACAAATAATGACGGCTTCTGCCATAGGCGATAATCTTGTACAAAAACCTTTTTTACATACGTTATCGCGCTTAAACCGCAACTTTTTGGTACAGCGCGGGCTTCCGCCAAGAGAGTTGCTACAAAGTTCACGACTTATGTCGGAATACGTATCGCAACTTGTATTACGTGAGAATCGTTCGGTATGGATAGCACAACGCGAGGGGCGTACCAAAGATGGTAACGACGCTACACACCAGGGCGTTTTAAAAATGTTGGCAATGGCTGCCGATGAGGATAACCTGATGCAGTATTTTAAGAAAATTAAAATTGTACCTGTTTCCATATCGTACGAATACGATCCTACGGATGCACTAAAAATGCCAATGCTAATGGCACAAGCCAACGATGAGGTGTATGTAAAAGAAAAAAATGAGGACTTTAATACCTTGTTAAGTGGTATTATGGGGCAAAAAAAGCGCATACACATTCATGTTTGCGATGTACTTAGTAATGAGCTAGATGTTATAGCCAACGAGTTTGATAATCAGAACAGGCAGATACAAGCATTAGCACAGGTGTTAGATGATGCCATACTAAGCACCTACAGGCTATGGCCTACCAATTATATTGCATACGATTTATTAAATAAAACAACCCGTTTTAAAGATAAATATACCGAGAGAGAAAAATCTCTTTTTGAGCGTAGATTAGAAATGCGTATTGATGCCGATAATAAAACGTTACATAACGGATTTTTAGCCATGTATGCCAACCCTGTGGTAAATAAAATGAAATACCAAAATGCAGAATAACCCTACCATTTTACTTTTATATACAGGCGGTACTATTGGTATGGTTAAAGATTTCGAATCTGGAGCATTAAAAGTGTTCAATTTTGATAAATTACTGCAAAACATACCCGAATTAAAACAACTTGATTGTACTATAACCACCGAATCGTTTGATGAACCTATCGACTCATCCAATGTTACAACAGCAGAATGGTGCAAAATAGCTTCGGTTATAGAGGAACGTTATAACGATTTTGATGGTTTTGTAATTTTGCACGGTTCCGATACTATGGCATACTCTGCATCAGCATTAAGTTTTATGCTCCAAAACCTCGATAAACCTGTTGTATTTACAGGTTCGCAGCTCCCAATAGGCGATTTACGAACTGATGCTAAAGAAAATCTTATTACAGCTATACAAATAGCATCACTCATACATAACGGAAAAGCAGTAATACAAGAGGTATGTTTGTACTTTGAATATAAGTTATACCGAGGCAATCGTGCGGTAAAAATTAGTGCTGAGCACTTTAATGCCTTTACATCACCCAATTATCCTGCTTTAGCAGAATCGGGCGTTAATTTACGCATCAATAAAGATGCATTATTAAAAAAGGATACTAGTAAACCGTTTAATGTAGTAAAAGAGTTTAATACCAATGTTGTGCTTATAAGTATATTTCCTGGTATTAGCGAGGAAGTGCTTAATGCTATACTAAACATACCTAGCCTTAAAGGGGTTGTTTTACGAACCTATGGTGCAGGTAATGCGCCCACTGACATTTATTTTGTATCCATACTGCAACGCGCTATAGAAAGGGGACTACATATTGTAAACGTAACCCAATGCTCTAGCGGAAGCGTGAATATGGGACAGTACGAAACCAGTACGCTATTAAAGGAAATAGGAGTAATATCGGGTAAAGATATTACTACAGAGGCGGCTATAACCAAATTAATGTATTTATTAGGGCAGGGTGTAGCTGATTACGAATTTAAGGCATTATTTGAGCAATCGTTATTTGGCGAATTGTCTTAATAGTTTTCTCAATCCGTTTTTAAATATTACTTTTGCATCCACAATATTTTAGAGAGGTGGCCGAGTGGTCGAAGGCGCACGCCTGGAAAGTGTGTATGCTCCAAAAGGGCATCGAGGGTTCGAATCCCTTCCTCTCTGCTTAATAAAATCAGTTCTGTTCCAATTTCGGAACAGAACTGATTTTTTATTTTACTACAATTGCAACTTGTTGCATAGTGTTACGATTTATGCTTAGTGATTATTGTATAAAAAAATAAAAGCTGCCATATGGCAGCTTTTACAAATAACTAAAAAGTATATTTTCTTATAGTTGTTCAAACTCTTGATTTTCGTCTGGATGAGCACTTCTCACATTGAGTGCATGGCCATCAGCATCTGTAACAAATGCAACAAACTCAATATTGTTAGCATTATCTACAATCTCAGGAACACTAATATTAAATGTTTTAGTGTACGTATTAAGTGTTGTAGTTTCACCTCTTGGTATAGCTTCACCCATTAATGGGGTAAGTGCCGCTCTCAATACGTGGTTATGCTCGTAATCATACAATGTGTTAGGACCGTTGTAGTAGGTTGTATAGTTGTATTGGTCGTAAATAAGACCATTCTCTAATACGTATACTACCAGATTTAAGTCGCTATTAAAATCTTTACCAAACATAACATTTACATCTATTGCTAAGTTGTTACCATCTTTAGTAGATGAAATAGCCAATCCTAATTTAGGATTTTCACCTTGCGTAAGTCCAATAACTTGGTCAAGGTTGTTTGGCTCTGGATAAAACCATTGTGTTAAGCGGTTTATTAATCCTTTAGGATATCCAGGTATATTAATAAAGTTTTCTAGTTCGGTAGAGTCAAACGTAAACGGATCATAACTAGCATCGTTAGGGTTTAAACTCGCTCGGTGTATTGCTACAGCAACCACATTGTCTGTTTGGTTTTTTAGTAAATCGATGCCATACGATACGCGTGGGCAGTAACCACACCATGTACCCGTATAATCTTCGATAAGTACTCGTTTGTTAAAGTTAATTTCTGAGCCATCATGAAAACGTATCGAAATAGGGTCTGACGTCGTACCAAAGTACTTAGCCGTTACTTCAAACTCTCCAACTGTTGCAGAGGTAAAGGTATTACCATCTATTTCATTACCATCAACAAGTATGGTAGCATCGGCCGTTAGGTCATTACCATCATTGTCCTTTACTGTAAAAGTAACAGTTTCATCAATAATCCTTATTGAGCCATCAGAGCTAAGAATAACTGAGTCGAAAGACTTGAGTATTTCGTATTCTGATGTACACGATGATAGTAATATACTTACGAAAGCAAAAAATAATAATAAATTCTTTTTCATTGTATCTTCTTTTTTATGCTTCCAAATAGCATTATTATTGTTTTACAACTCTAATTTGAGATGTTTTATTGTCTTCTGTAGTAAATCGAGCAATGTATACAGCAGTAGCAAGTGATGATAAATCGATTAGTTGCGTGCCTGATGTTATTGCTGCATTTTTGATTAATTGCCCACTAGTGTTATAAAATGCTACTGTAGCATTTTGTAGAGCATCAACCTGCATATTGTCTTTAATAATAGTACTGTTAAGTGTTATACCTGCGTTTTTAAGTGATTCAAAATCAGTAACACTTGCAGCCGTTGAATCGTACACGTATGTAAATCGCATTAATTCGCCTGTTTCATTTCCGTCACCATCAACAGTTATTACTGCTATTACGTAGCTTACAGGCATACTATCGTCATCTCCAGCATAAGAGTTTCTAAAGTGGTTGTCACCTTCCGTGCTTGCGCCCGGTGCAAGTAATATTCCGCCATCAGGTAAGTTAGTAGGTATTGTAGTACCTTCACTTATTATATTAAAACATTGTGGCTGTACACAAAACTGTAGGTTATTGTTTGGTGTATCATTATTAGTAATCGCTACAGCTTTCATTCGCATAGTAATATTTTCTGTAGATGTATTGGTAACTACCAAATCCAAATTACCAAGCGAAGAGTCTTCTGCCGTACTAAGCTGGTTAAATGTAACAGTATCGTTATTAGCAATAGTTTCGCCATTACCTGTTACTGTAACTGTTTGTGCTTGTGTTAGTCCGCAAAGTAATAACCCTGCGATTAATATAATTTTTTTCATAATTTTTTTGTTACGTTGTTAATAGTATTTAAGTAAAAAGGCTATCGAGAATAATTTTGGTTATCCCCGATAGCTTTTTTGTATGCTGTAAAACTAATAAATCTAAATTATTTGATAACTAGTTTTTCTGTTCTTTCTGCAGTAGCACCTACTATTTTAGCAATGTACATGCCTGATTGTAGGTTGCTAAGGTTCATAACGTCACCGTTATTAATTTCTTTAGCACTGTATACAACCTTACCCGTTAAATCCATAACAGTAACTGCAATTGTTTCTTGCGTTTCGAAGTTGAATATACCGT
The Flavobacterium litorale genome window above contains:
- a CDS encoding asparaginase, whose product is MQNNPTILLLYTGGTIGMVKDFESGALKVFNFDKLLQNIPELKQLDCTITTESFDEPIDSSNVTTAEWCKIASVIEERYNDFDGFVILHGSDTMAYSASALSFMLQNLDKPVVFTGSQLPIGDLRTDAKENLITAIQIASLIHNGKAVIQEVCLYFEYKLYRGNRAVKISAEHFNAFTSPNYPALAESGVNLRINKDALLKKDTSKPFNVVKEFNTNVVLISIFPGISEEVLNAILNIPSLKGVVLRTYGAGNAPTDIYFVSILQRAIERGLHIVNVTQCSSGSVNMGQYETSTLLKEIGVISGKDITTEAAITKLMYLLGQGVADYEFKALFEQSLFGELS
- a CDS encoding Omp28-related outer membrane protein, whose translation is MKKNLLLFFAFVSILLSSCTSEYEILKSFDSVILSSDGSIRIIDETVTFTVKDNDGNDLTADATILVDGNEIDGNTFTSATVGEFEVTAKYFGTTSDPISIRFHDGSEINFNKRVLIEDYTGTWCGYCPRVSYGIDLLKNQTDNVVAVAIHRASLNPNDASYDPFTFDSTELENFINIPGYPKGLINRLTQWFYPEPNNLDQVIGLTQGENPKLGLAISSTKDGNNLAIDVNVMFGKDFNSDLNLVVYVLENGLIYDQYNYTTYYNGPNTLYDYEHNHVLRAALTPLMGEAIPRGETTTLNTYTKTFNISVPEIVDNANNIEFVAFVTDADGHALNVRSAHPDENQEFEQL
- a CDS encoding T9SS type A sorting domain-containing protein, whose protein sequence is MKKIILIAGLLLCGLTQAQTVTVTGNGETIANNDTVTFNQLSTAEDSSLGNLDLVVTNTSTENITMRMKAVAITNNDTPNNNLQFCVQPQCFNIISEGTTIPTNLPDGGILLAPGASTEGDNHFRNSYAGDDDSMPVSYVIAVITVDGDGNETGELMRFTYVYDSTAASVTDFESLKNAGITLNSTIIKDNMQVDALQNATVAFYNTSGQLIKNAAITSGTQLIDLSSLATAVYIARFTTEDNKTSQIRVVKQ